In the genome of Candidatus Zymogenus saltonus, the window TCCCCCCCTCCATGATTCCCACCCTGTGGCAGCGGTCCGCCTCGTCCATGTAGGGTGTGGATATGAATATGGTGATCCCCTCCTTAAGAAGCTCGTAGAGGATCTTCCAGAACTCCCGCCGGGAGACCGGATCGACGCCGTTCGTCGGCTCGTCCAGAAGCAAGAGGTCGGGGGTGTGGATGAGGGCGCAGGCGAGCCCAAGCTTCTGCTTCATCCCGCCGGAGAGCTTTCCCGCCAGCCGGTCCAAAAACGGGGAGAGCCGGGAGAACTCCATCAAACGTTTGAACCTCTCCTCCTTCTCCGCCTTCGAGACGAGGTAGAGATCGGCATAAAAGTCGATGTTCTCCTTGACGGTCAAATCTTCATATAGGCCGAAGCGCTGGGACATGTAGCCGATCTTCTCCTTGACCGACTCGGGATCCGTGGCGATATCGGACCCCAGGACCTCCGCCTTTCCGGAGTCGGGCCTCAGTATCCCCGCCAGGATCCGCATGGCTGTGGTCTTTCCGGCCCCGTCCGGCCCGATGAGACCGAAGACCTCCCCACTTTTCACCGTCAGGTCGAGACCG includes:
- a CDS encoding ABC transporter ATP-binding protein, translated to MASYSYAIRSSGVMKSFGDVRAVSGLDLTVKSGEVFGLIGPDGAGKTTAMRILAGILRPDSGKAEVLGSDIATDPESVKEKIGYMSQRFGLYEDLTVKENIDFYADLYLVSKAEKEERFKRLMEFSRLSPFLDRLAGKLSGGMKQKLGLACALIHTPDLLLLDEPTNGVDPVSRREFWKILYELLKEGITIFISTPYMDEADRCHRVGIMEGGRLLICDTPSEIRNRIGLNIIEVRCDEGREARDILESAEVKRMAWIKDVVFFGDKIHASVKEGEGAEGVIVKVLTDRGIGRVSARRIVPSLEDVFFEISEQ